The DNA segment GCATCCTAATGCTCGCACTTACACTATAATGTTCAATGGACTATGCAGAGAGGGACTAATAAATGAAGCCTGCGAGCTGCTTGAGAAAATGGATGGGAATGGTTGCTTGCCTGACAAATTCTTGTATAACACAATTATCCAAGGATTACTGCAACATGATGAGACATCAAGGGCAGTAGAATATATTGAAATAATGGTAGACAAGGGTTTCTCTGCAGATGAAACAACTGCGACCATGGTGATTGACTTGTTGTGTGCTAATAAAGTTGATAAGACAATAAAAGAGTGGTTTGAGAAGCTTTTGTAAAAGGCTTTCTTGGTTTGCAATGCCAAGAACATCATTATACTTCATCGCTCCACTGGCTGATCTATAGGGAATGTTTATTTACCTCAGGTGAATTTTAAATCTCTCATTTTTATGGGCAAGATTGATCAGTCCTCGGCCTCTATTATCTTTCATCGAAATGTTTGACTGGTGGAAAGTACTTGCAGCGGAAGTTAGACTATGGGATTGTGGTGGTTGAATCTCCATTGTTTTCTGATgtgaatgtttttaaattttccctGATGATATTATGTTTGTGAGTAGTATGTTGGAAATGTTGTCTAATAGAAATATGTATTATGCTGAAGTGTAGTGCACTAACCTCTATGATAAGGTGCAGTAAGTACCTTACTCATTTTTAAAGCTGGGTGCCCTTTTATCATGAACTTGCTGTAACTTTTTGTATGTTGGACTGTGAACCAATCAAGACTAGTGTACATTGAATAGATTATCAACTTAAGGAAGTTGCTGATAATGGGATCTGCTTGTTTGTTCATGGGCTAGATTGTAAGCAATTTAGTTGCAGTCAGGCACAAAGGTAGCCACTTCATGATCATGAAATCCTCTACTCTACTCATTTAGGTGCAGTAAGTACCTTACTCATTTTCGAAGCTGGGTGCCCTTGTATCATAAACTTGCTGTAACTTTTTGTATATTGGACTGTGAACCAATCAAGACTAGCGTACATTGAATAGATTATCAACTTAAGGAAGTTGCTAATAACGGGATCTGCTTGTTTGTTCATGGGCTAGATTGTAAGCAATTTAGTCGCAGTCAAGCACAAAGGTAGCTGCTTTATGATCAGGAAATCCTCTACTTTACGAACATCAGAGATGCtaactattataatttataacaagagTAATATATCATGGACATTTGCTGGTCTGATCTTGCATTGGTGCAAAATGTAGTCTGGTTATACCACTGTGTTTATAATCAGAATGGACAATCCAACTGTAATCAGTCTATGTTACTGTCTATCTCAAACCTTCTGATTGGCTTTGGCTTTGGTCATAACCAAGCATGAATTTTTTCGAATGGTCTGATCCTCATGATTTTCGATTGCTAACCTGTTTACACATAATGCTCTTCTTCAGTGTCACCAATGATGCTTGAACCTTGATTTATCTGATTGTCAATAGGCTAGCATTTTCCATCAGAAGGCCACAATGCCATTTAATTCTGTATCACCCAGCCATCAGAATTTAGAGTAAAGTACATAGAAGTTAGTTTGGCGCTTCTGATCGTTCcatgcctccatccctcccattTAGATAGAACTCCATCTCTACTGTTTAGTTCTTTGTACTTTTGTGTACATATAGGTTGctagattttcaaaatttgtaagTGAAGATGCAGAAATGCTGTTATCGAGCAACTGATGTTGTTTCTTCCCAACTTATGTCTCAAATGTATTCTGTAACTTTTTCTGAATTTACTTTCAGTATAACTGAATTTTGACCGCGGGAAGTGTGAAGTCATCCACCTCTGCTGGGCAATGCCAGGTGTGCAACAAGATTAAATAATATAACTCAGTAGGGGCTTTATTGTGAAATTATTGTATTCCTAAGCTCCAAGTATATTAGTTGTATCTCCATTATTTTGtcaagttaattttttaaacatgcCCTGAAATGATATTACGAATATgggtagaaaattaaaaatgtagtTTAATGGAAATCCTCGTCATACTGAAGTGTAGTGCATTAACCTCCATGATAGGGTGCAGTGAGTACCTTTCTACATGCTTGATAGCCCTGTGTTGTTGGATCATAAGCTTCCTTTTAACTGTTTGGGTATTGGACTGGGAACCAATTTAGAGCAGTGCAGTTTGAATTGATTACAACTTTAGGAAGTTGCTGATAACAAGAGTTGCTTCTTTTTTCATGGGCTAGAAGGCAAGCAATTTGGTTTCAGTCGGGCACAAAGGTAGACTCAAGGTTTGGTGATCATGGAATGCAAAATGCAATTTCACAGTAATGATCATGAAATAAACTCTTTATAAGTCCACAAGATTTATCACTATCTTGTTCTTCACTCATGGTAGACATTCTTAAATTTATGAGCCAGCAGGCTCCAAGGTCCAATTTTAatttcaagatgaaatgtgGTGTTATCTCACAAACATATGAACGTGGTGGTAGTTTGTCCTGCACATTCTCAGCCCATTTTTTATTGCATTGTGTTCAAACAAGTTTTCTTTTCATTGGTCTTTCTTTTCTGTTCGACCATATCCTTTTTTCTTGTCATTAGTGATTTATGATATGAAAAGCTTGATGCTATTGTTGCTTATTATGGTTTCTACTTTCTCTGAAGTTTAATAAGCCTTAAAACGATTGAAATGTAGCTTAGTAAGTGGTGTGAGTATTAGCCTTGGATTTGTGTTGTTAATGTGGTTATTTTGATCTCTTTGattggagaaatattttttgcagtcggcagatgcagtcggcgtgcagtcggctgtaaaaaaaaattaatacgggacctacatgaaaaaaaaaattattttataactttttataattcatgtacgtccccttgaatataaaaaaaaaaaattataatttttttttattcatttcgtaTAGCCGACtgtacgccgactgcatctgacgactgtatgtagcaaagcccctTTGATTGGCCTCCTTTtcaacaagttttttttttttctcagttaTTCTGTAACATCCcaatccccaaaaaaaaaaaaatgtaattattattattattattattattttattagatatattttgaggtagtaattaaaataaaataaaataaaacatttcagGTGGTCCCTCCTTCCGTCTTTTATagtttaatgaaaaatattaacatgATGCTCATTTGTTACACTAAGAAGAATCACGTGAGGATAACATAAAGtacaaaatcaaaatttttagaaaatatttgttacattaactacaaaaataaaaatacactttccaaatttataagaataaaattaattaattaattaaatgagaaaatcaaataatgtttaaaactggaaaaaaaaaaaaaaagaaacccataaaatcagaaacttcttattatttaataatttcagttttttaaatttaattaagtgcatgtttggaatTGAGGCAAGAAAAATGGCTTAtaactttagggtttagggtttataGTTGAATTACTAAGTTATACTACTagaaagttatttattatttggcaACTATACATTTTTTCACACATGTTACATCTATttagaaacaaatttaaaaagtattttttgaggtaaaaatgacgattatttaattttcttaacaattacgatcatatctttgaaagttttgaaaactataattatcttaaagttatatgtgtattttcacctattgacaatctttttaaaattcgagTTATGTTTCGTATTATACAGAAAAACATGTTTGAGGAAAAGTATCAAAATTATGCTATTCCTAACAGAGCTTTTTGGTAGAacaaaagaacaagagaaagagAAGCTCCCACCACTCTCTAAAGAAAAAACACAGAGCCGTCCCAAGAGGGCTTGGCTCCCTCCTCCCTTCCTCACTCTCTCCCTCCTCTTTctgttttactatttttttagttAGCTTGTTTGTTTTGTCTGGTGTTTTTGAATAAGGTGCTGGGTGATGAACTACTATGAAGGTGTGATGTCGTGGCTCATGCGCCTAGCCCAAGATCTCGGTGgttcatctctctctccctctttccgGTCAAAAACAGAGTTGAAGTGCAGCTAGGGCACGCTCAAGAAGTGGAGGCAGCAGTTATGACTCTGGTGGTTAGAGAAAGAACGGGATGGCCTTCAGTTTCTTGGGGCGAGTGGCAATGCAGAACAACATTGAGGCTCCTGAGGATGTGCATGAAAAGGGAGGATGTTCTCGGTCGGTAGGGAAGTTGCTCCCGATCAGTTGGGTGCAACGTGGACTGGCAGCGTTTGGTTTTGGTTCATGCAAATGCTCTGTTTTCAGAGCATAAAACAGGGGAATAAATCCTCTTGCAAATGTGGCTGGTCTGTACAATAGACGGCAACTCCACGGTGGACGTTACTGAAAGGTAACGATGGCCTCTAGAATGGCAGTTTGAAATGCAGGTAAGGGGGGAAGTACACAGCTCCTGGGCGCGGGGCGGTTTGCGGTGCAGGACGAGATGGGTCTTGGGAGCGAGGGGGAACATATGAGCGGGAGATGTGCGGAAACGTGGACTCTCAGATGTGCAGAATCCAGTGCTCGTGTCGAAATGCAGCTCCAGTGAACTTAGTGTAGAAGTTGGTGCTCGTGCATTGGTGGGCTCGCAAAGGAAAGGGAGGCAGCGGCATAAAGAATATGATGAAACCTTAAGAGCTCCCACTTGCAAACAAACTGGGCCCATGTGTTTTGGTTTAGACTGGGCCATGTGTTTTGTTTAGACAACGTCAGTGTTTttgtgtttgtatttttatgtactttttgtttttgttttattttataaataaataaaaaatatgcttTTGGACTTGATGTCCACAGCAGTAATGTTCCACTACTCAtttggaggaaggtgggtgATTGTAATTCTCCTCTTTGGGAGGACGAAGCGTGTTAGTACCTCTCTTTTTTTGGAAGAGAGATCGCTCAGTTCAGTTTTAACAGAGTGATTTCTCTATTAACTATTGTCAGGAGAGAGTTTATAGAAATTAAGACAATATCCAtcataaagaaatttgtgggcGAGTGAGCTCTTAACAGTCGAGTAGTCTGGCTGGTAATCTGGGTTTTCCCtgtattgattagtcacagCTATAACTTCAATTTTattgaatgaaatgaagtctatttaaaaaaaaaaaattatgttattcttcaaatgtactttttagtttatttgagattaaaaagtactttaatatataacacaaACAATCTAGTTTTTCtattaaagagcttttaagattatttaaacactttttactACTCATAACACAATCCCAGGCAGGACTTAAGTgttttttagttaattttctaacttatttatattgCAATTTACAATTAATATGTCTTTGTATTTCTAATTTTagatgtttttaaatttaacttattaaattttcttgttttgattttgactttttatggtctgttttctcatttattaattatttcttttcttttgtgttttatttttaatttctctaaTGTGACATCCTGGTATGGCATTTTTCATTAGTTCTAATGTGATAAATTATCATCACTTTAGCATTTCTCATCTTATAATCAATAGCCATTAGATGTATGAGTAACTTTGAAATTTAGTATTTACCTCatgaatgaataaatttttgttgTAAGGCAGTTTGTGCATAAGTGATTCAAGTAAAGCTAACATGGATCTCAATTTTTCATCAATAAGTCAAATGGTATTCTTTCATCTTagacttttaattttcaatgcCAGATAAAACAATTTTAATTGACTGTctaattatatagttaatttataaaattacttaaaatgaTATTGTTATGTAGGGATGCTACCCTCACCCTACAAGGTACCTCGTCTGCATACTGGGGTGCAGGGGAGGGGGGGTCCTCCGTCTACCGACTCTACCCCCTCGCCCCCCTAATGGGCCTTTGGGCCATAAGCTATTTTTGGGACAAAACAATTGAAATGAGCCCAAAATGTTCTGCACCATCTTGGGTCtagaaattaacaaaaaaaaaattcaaaaaatgaatttacatgaataaaaataatatacatgataCAAATTTAGAGCACATGAGCTAATGAAGTACTACTACAAAGTACTAGTCTACtacttaataaattaataataatgactaagctattataaaatttgagactaaacaattacaaaattacaaacataaaaatgtCTAAGgaacattgtatcaacattacaaataacTGCTTTCAAGGAACATTGTACCAACATTACAAATCACTAAATACATTATACAAGAATAACTGATTCAAATTTCATTGAACTAAGAGACCTGTTTGACATTTGGGACAGCCCGGGCGGGTGGTCAAGAGTGGAAATACATGTAATTAGTGTTGCATGTTGTGAGTGTGACTATGTGAGATTATAAAATCTGAAACAACATTAACAATttaataggaaaataaattagaattataaacaagaaacaagaattaaaattacaaacttatattactatattagaaatgaaaaattaaaaactaaaatctgACTAACCATGATGAGATGGGGATCAAGATGAGACATTGAGAAAAGATCATTTACATTTTAGTCCTGGGGCTTGGGATTATGATTAACTCATTGAGATTTGAGGCTTGAGATGCACATATTCATATTGTACAAACAATAtgtaaatacaaaaatcaattatatacaaaaaattatataaatacaaaaaatcaaTAAAGGGACAATACAAATTGTACAAACCTATGAACTATGGCAAATGGCAAATTGGCAATGGTGGGTCCAATAGCACGAAATCGTACTGCAACGGAGGTAGACATCATCTGACTCATCTCATGTATTGCTacaacaattaatttagaaattaatactaataaaatcaaaatgaatataaataaatcaaaatagtaaaataaaattaatgattaCCAAACCCAAGTTGATCACCACCCTCCTCCTCTCCAGTCTCCTTAAATTCAAGAACATCTGGAAcataaatttcatttcccaTCATCAAACTCTGCATGCATATCAGTGCCTTTACATTTTTGGCAtaatcaattataatatatatttttttgtaaatacaaGTTTAcaaatttgatcatatatactcatataaaaagtctaGAACTTATATAGATTATAGTTCTTCTATATACAATCGGTATGAGAAATCATTGGAGAGCCGGTTGATGTTAGATGatagtttattaaaaaacagtgaatggaagaatgaaagaaaaccaaaacagatgaaagaggaagaaaaaagaatgaaaactaAAACAACCAGATCTGAGATTTTGTCCTTCCTTTGTCGAAATTCATTtctgcttttttattttaattattttttctctaagtGAAAACTAGTTATGAGATTTTGTATTTCCAtctttgtataaaaaaatgattgtgAAAATTGTTTATAGCGACAATGGGTAAAAAACCATATCTAAGATTTTGTCCTTCCACCATCTTTCttctttgtcacattttttCCCCTCATTTATAGTTGCAAAACgagatttgagattttgtccTTCCATCTTTGTAGCAAAAATGATAGTGAAAAATCGTTTATAGTGAAAATGGGTGGAAACCAAGATATgagattttctcttttctccatctttctttttcgtcGTGTTTCTTCTTCCCATGATTCTATAGAATACCCGAAGCAAGATTCCCGATAACATTCTTAGTTGAGAGAAAAGAACCCAACTGTATTAATTTGTTTGAATAAGCTAAAAACTAGTGCTTATTTATGGTTCTCGTAATTCTTTTTGCTTGATTGGAAGCGCAGCTAAACCATGCAGGGAGCTCTAGAATGACCAGAAGAAATGGGGGGCTTCGTGAGGCGGTGACTTCGTGGAGAAGACGATAGGGGCTTCATGGGATGGAGAAGATGAAGACAAAGGCTTCTATCTTCGTGGGGATGGAGGCCACCATCCACTTCAATCTCTGCTTGGCTATCAAATTAGAAACAACATTGTTTCTAATTTTTCACATCAGACGCGAAGCCACGAGGGTTCCCCTAGTTGGTTACGAGTAGAATTTttgtatagattatagttaaatgcaatactatattagtatttgttaattattataaaataatgtacttatactataatataaatagaataataatttagtatatgtaaacattatattattactaatatagataatctgtaaaccaaaaaaatttgaacGAACCAAACAGAAATCGAAAAAATCGGGAGTATTGGTTTTGATAGTGAATCTATCCGATatcagtttttaaatttttaaaattggtaTATATCAGTTTAATTctaaaaaatgtacaaaacCAGACCGTACTGAATCGGTTGCACCCTTACATATAACATGAACAAGAAACCAAAGAATTAAAATCCAAACTCGATTAAGCAAAAACAAGACCATACTGTAGGAACAAAACATAAAATGGAGTAGTGAGGGACAACCAAAATTACACACAATGACACAATGGaccaaaaataaccaaaaaatcaCTGTTATTAAAGGATATCAAACATCTTATAAAGACGAAAAATGTttcaatttatcaaaaaaaaaaaaaatcatatagcCACTGCCTAAGTTTTCTTAAAAgctatgaaaaataaataactaaataaagtTTTCTTAAAAGCTTTTGTAACAGAGCAGTGCTACATCCACCATAGCAGGAGGTTGGTCCCAAGACgagcttttttatttatttatttttatttttttcattcattttttatgttcttaaatattttttaaaaataaaaaaatcagtaacatTACTGAAAAAGAAGAGGTTTGCTACGGATCAGCCACTGTTCACGGCTGATCCGTAGCACACCTTacgtgtaatatatatatatatatatattttaaacacaaagcCAACGTCGTTTATCCCTCCCCCTACccaattctctctctcaactcaccCAACCCCGCTGTGCGCTACCGCCGTGCACTACCATCATCGCCACCGACCACCTCACCGGCTCTCCCTCACACCGGCGACCCTCCAATCACCTTCGACCTTCCACAGCAGCCCCCACCCGCAGCCCCTCCTCTCCTCTCTCGAAATGGGTCTTACATGAATTTAGTCACCATGCCGCCGCCGTATGCTAGCCCAGCCACCACCACTGAGCCCCACGACCTCCTAGTAACCCCCACCGTCAAATCCAAGTCATGGCAaccctctcctccctctccatcGCATCTCACAACCCGAAATGGGTCTCTCCATCGCATCTCTCATTTGGCCTAGATGGACGTAGGGTGGGAGTGGGGGTAGAGGAGGGGCCGGGTGGGGGGAGAGGATGCCGACGCCGAgtggtgggggtgggggtaGAGGAggggcgggggcggggggctTGGGCGACACACGgggtagagagagggagaaaggtttgtttttgttgtgggggtgtttttagtcattttactctATGACACATAAGGTGTGCAGGGGTTGATTCCAAACAGGGCTGATGCTaatactttttctttaaaaaaacacttcgactaaaaaaaacaaaacaaaaaaataaaaagaaaggacTCGGGACACAAATTCGGGACCCACATTTGGTGGGTTTAGGGTTTcacaaaaaatgttatttatcgCGCATGGATGAACTCAGAACTTCCGGCCGTCACTACCATCTGCCACGCTCTATCTGAGATTTCTCATTTCTGCTTTGGcttgtcattttcctacataccATATTTTGATTTCTTATTTTTGGTTTCTATTGTGAATTTGAAGAGAGTTATATCATTATATGGTGAATTAGGAAATTCTCTGTTGAAGAAGTTCTCGATGTTGGAACATAACGCAATATATTCTGGTTTCCATACTCAAAAGATTGTGAGAATGGGAAGGAGAGCCGAAGATGATGAAAATGGGTAATAGTGCTTCTACCTCTGCTTATCTCATCTGATCTGCTTGTGCTTTTCGTTCTCCTGGAAATACTGAATGGGTACAACTCCTAAATCTTTGAACtcgcttcttttcttcttctcgaaTCATTTGATTCTTGATTATTGTCGTGTATGGCATCTTTCATTCCATTCTTCAAGCAGTTACTATCTCCGTAGTGTAGCCACCAACTCTTCCACCAGAGTTCGAGAATATAGGGAAAGCCCCAAACAgttattaaaatatgtaagaGATCAATGCAAAACTGGGACCTTCAAGGATCTTGACGGTGCCTTGGGCTTATTTGATCGAATGGTCCGCATGCACCCTTTGCCTTCTGTTGTGTCTTTTACTCAATTGCTGACATCAATTGCAAGAGCGAAGCATCACTCAACTGTGATCACATTGGTAAAACAAATGGACTTGTTAGAAATTGCTCCTGCTCTTCATACTCtcaatattttggttaattgcTTCTGCCATCTTAACCGTGTTGATTTGGGGTTCTCTGTTTtggcaaaaattttgaaacttgGTTTTCAACCCAACTGTGTGTCTATAAGCACTCTTGTCAAGGGGCTTTGTCTCCAGGGTAAAATTGCTGAAGCGGTGAATTTGGCTGATGAAATGGGGAAGAAGGGATTTAAACCTGATGAATTTACCTATGCGACCGTAATTAATGCTCTGTGTAAGGTAGGTGAAACTGATCTGGCCATTAACTCGCTTAGGAAGATGGAAGATGCAAATTTTGTACTTAATGCAGCATCGTATAATACAATCATTTGCAGTTTGTGCAAGGACGGATTGTTGACTGATGCCTTGAAACTTTTTTCCACAATGACGAGTAAAGGCATTCAGCCAAACCATTTTACTTACAATCCCTTACTTCAGGGCCTATGCAAGTTTGGCCATTGGAAAGAGGCTGCTAAATTAGTGACTGATATGGAAGAAAGGAATATCATGCCAAATGTGCGCACTTTCAATGTATGGGTGGATGCGCTTGTAAAAGAGGGGAAGATGACGGAGGCAAAAGAAGCTTTTGATATGATGACTGAGAAAGGCATAGAGCCAGATGTAGTCACGCACAACTCTTTCATTGATTGTTATTGTCAGCAAAACAAAATGGATGAGGCAATCAAAACATTTAATATGATGGTTAGGAGGGGTTGTTCTCCTAATGTTTTTAGCTATAGCACACTAATCAATGGATATTGTAAAAGTAAGAGAATTGCTGAGGCAATAAATCTCTTTCATGAAATGTTAGACAAGAGAATGATTCCCAATGTTGTCACTTACAACACTTTTCTAGGTGGGTTTTGCCGAGTGGGGAGACCTCTGGCTGCGTTAGATCTACTCCATGAGATGCAAGTTTGTGGAGAACATCCTAACATCCAAACTTATGCCATTTTGTTAGATGGTCTTTTTAAGAACGGATGTTTTGTGGAGGCAATGGCATTGTTTCGAGAGATTGTAGACAAAAAGTTGGACGTTAATATTGTGATTTACACCATCTTGATTGATGCTATGTGTGATGCGGGAAAACTTGTGACTGCAAAAGAACTCTTTTGTAGTCTTTCTACCAAAGGGTTGCAACCTGATGCTCACACTTACAATGTAATGTTAAAAGGACTATGCAAAGAGGGACTAATAAATGAAGCGTGCGAGCTGTTTGAGAAAATGGATGGGAATGGTTGCTTGCCTGACAATTTCTCGTATAACACAATTATCCAAGGATTACTGCAACGTGATGACACATCAAGGGCAGCAGAATATATTGAAATAATGGTTGACAAGGGTTTCTCTGCAGATGCAACAACTGCGACCATGGTGATTGACTTGTTGTCTGCTACTAAAGTCGATAAGGCAATTCGAGAGTGGTTTGAGAAGCTTTTGTAAAAGGCTTTCTTGGTTTTCAATGCCAAGAACATCTATATACTTCAACACTTCACTAGCTGATCTATGGGGAATGTTTATTTACTTTAAGTGAATTTTAAATCTCTCATTTTTATGGCCAAGATTGATCAGTCCTCCGCCTCTATTATCTTTCATTGAAATGTTTGACCGATGGAAAGTACTTGCAGCGGAAATTAGACTCTGGGATTTTGGTGGTTGTATCTCCATTGTTTTCTGATgtgaatgtttttaaattttccctGATGATATTATGTTTGTGAGAAGTATGTTGGAAATATTGTCTAATAGAAGTATTTATTATGCTGAAGTGTACTGCATTATCCTCTATGATAAGGTGCAGTAAGTACCTTACTCATTTTTAAAGCTGGGTGCCCTTGTATCATAAACTTGCTGTAACTTTTTGTATATTGGACTTTGAACCAATCAAGACTAGTGTACATTGAATAGATTATCAACTTAAGGAAGTTGCTAACAATGGGATCTGCTTGTTTGTTCATGGGCTAGATTGTAAGCAATTTAGTTGCAGTCCGGCACAAAGGTAGCCGCTTTATGATCATGAAATCCTCTACTTTACGAACATCGGAGATGCTagctattataatttataacaaaagTAAGATATCATGGACATTTGCTGGTCTGATCTTGCGTTGGTGCAAAACGTAGTGCTTACTAGTTATACCACTGTGTTTACAATCAGAATGGACAATCCAACTGCAACCAGTCTATGTTACTGTCTATATCAAGCCTTCTGATTGGCTTTGGCTTTGGTCAGAACCCAGCATGAATTTTTTCGAATGGTCTGATCCTCATGATTTCTGATTGCTGACCTGTTTACACATAATGCTCTTCTTCAGTGTCACCAATGATTCTTGAACCTTGATTTATCTGATTGTCCATAGGCTAGCATTTTCCATAAGAAGGCCACAATACCATTTAATTATGTATCACACAGCCATCAGCATTTAGAGTAAAGTACATAGAAGTTAGTTTGGTGCTTCTGATTGTTCcatgcctccatccctcccattTAGATAGAACTCCATATCTATTGTTTAGTTCTTTGTACTTTTGTGTACATATAGGCTGctagattttcaaaatttctaagTGAAGATGCAGAAATGCTGTTATTGAGCAACTGATGTTGTTTCTTCCCAACTTATGTCTCAAATGTATTCTGTAACTATCTTTTAATATACTTTCAGTTTAACTGAATTTTGACCGCAGGAAGTGTGTAGTCATCCACCTGTGCTGGGCAATGCCAGGTGTGCAACAAGATTAAATAATATAACTCAGTAGAG comes from the Carya illinoinensis cultivar Pawnee chromosome 8, C.illinoinensisPawnee_v1, whole genome shotgun sequence genome and includes:
- the LOC122318394 gene encoding putative pentatricopeptide repeat-containing protein At1g12700, mitochondrial, which codes for MGTTPKSLNSLLFFFSNHLILDYCRVWHLSFHSSSSYYLRSVATNSSTRVREYRESPKQLLKYVRDQCKTGTFKDLDGALGLFDRMVRMHPLPSVVSFTQLLTSIARAKHHSTVITLVKQMDLLEIAPALHTLNILVNCFCHLNRVDLGFSVLAKILKLGFQPNCVSISTLVKGLCLQGKIAEAVNLADEMGKKGFKPDEFTYATVINALCKVGETDLAINSLRKMEDANFVLNAASYNTIICSLCKDGLLTDALKLFSTMTSKGIQPNHFTYNPLLQGLCKFGHWKEAAKLVTDMEERNIMPNVRTFNVWVDALVKEGKMTEAKEAFDMMTEKGIEPDVVTHNSFIDCYCQQNKMDEAIKTFNMMVRRGCSPNVFSYSTLINGYCKSKRIAEAINLFHEMLDKRMIPNVVTYNTFLGGFCRVGRPLAALDLLHEMQVCGEHPNIQTYAILLDGLFKNGCFVEAMALFREIVDKKLDVNIVIYTILIDAMCDAGKLVTAKELFCSLSTKGLQPDAHTYNVMLKGLCKEGLINEACELFEKMDGNGCLPDNFSYNTIIQGLLQRDDTSRAAEYIEIMVDKGFSADATTATMVIDLLSATKVDKAIREWFEKLL